The sequence below is a genomic window from Rhodococcus sp. 4CII.
ACTGACCCCCGGACGCTCGGAGGGCGGGCACCGCCGCTACTCCCGATACCAGCTCCGTCTCGCCGCCCGCGCCAGCGAACTGATCGACCAGGGCACCGCGCTCGAGTCCGCGTGCCGCATCATCATTCTCGAAGACCAACTCGCCGATGCCCGCCGCATCAACACCGAACTCCAGCACACCCACCCTCCCGTGACGGGCGGGCCCAGCCCCGCACTGAGCTGAAACACCCCGCCTGGGGCGAACGCCTGTCGAGGTCTGTTGAGTGCGCGTATCGCCGAGAAGGTCGCTGATCAAAGGTGAGCGAGCCGACGCCGCTCGCTTGCGGTACCCGCCCCGAGGTCTCTGGGGGTCGAACGTGACGGAACCCGGAGTTGGGGTCGGGTCACATCTGCGGACATCCCAGCGCCGTGACGTGTCAGACTCCCGCACGAGCGCGCAGCGCTGTCAACAGCCCGCGGCGGTTGCCCGTGACCGGATCGATCTGCGGGCGCGGGTCGGTGAACTTGCGTTCCGACGCCGTCTCGGGTGCGTCGTCGGCGGTCGCCGTGAGGAACGTGTTCGGCAGTGCCAGCTTGGCGATGGTCCGCCACGACTGGAAGTACTGCACCGGCAGCGAACCCGACGTGTAGGGCAGGTCGTATTTCTGGGCGAGTGCCTTCACCCGCACGGAGATTTCCCGCAGGCGGTTGCTCGGCAGGTCCGGGAACAGATGATGCTCGATCTGATAGCAGAGGTTGCCACTCAGAAACTCCAGGACAGGGCCGGCCTCGAAGTTCGCGCTACCCAGCATCTGTCGTAGGTACCACTGGCCCCGTGTCTCGGTTTCGAGGTCCTCCTTCGTGAACTTCTCGGCGCCGTCAGGAAAATGACCGCAGAAGATCACGGTGTTCGTCCATACGTTGCGGATCATGTTCGCCGTCAGGTTCGCGGTGAAGGTGGTCAGGAACGCCGGACCGGTGAGCGCCGGGTAGACGAGGTAGTCCTTGAGCACCTGGCGGCCGACCTTCCCGAGCACGTCGCGGAGTTTGCGCTCGAACTCCTCGCGATCGACGCGGCCTGTAACAACCTTGCCGAGCTCGAGATG
It includes:
- a CDS encoding MerR family transcriptional regulator; this translates as MYKVSPIQQDSPDRGPAAKFDDEDYPAYSMGHAAEILGVTQAFLRSLDAAKLLTPGRSEGGHRRYSRYQLRLAARASELIDQGTALESACRIIILEDQLADARRINTELQHTHPPVTGGPSPALS
- a CDS encoding fatty acid desaturase, producing MAISDVTTYTHLTEADVEAVGIEFDTIRRDIEASRGERDARYIRNVIRLQRSLEISGRAALFASLFPPTWLAGTAMLGIAKIIENMELGHNVLHGQWDWMNDPEIHSSSWEWDIAGLSEHWKHTHNYIHHKYTNVVGMDDDVGYDLLRVTRDQRWTPLSVGNPVYNLVLQLFFEYGVAFQHLELGKVVTGRVDREEFERKLRDVLGKVGRQVLKDYLVYPALTGPAFLTTFTANLTANMIRNVWTNTVIFCGHFPDGAEKFTKEDLETETRGQWYLRQMLGSANFEAGPVLEFLSGNLCYQIEHHLFPDLPSNRLREISVRVKALAQKYDLPYTSGSLPVQYFQSWRTIAKLALPNTFLTATADDAPETASERKFTDPRPQIDPVTGNRRGLLTALRARAGV